One genomic segment of Ipomoea triloba cultivar NCNSP0323 chromosome 9, ASM357664v1 includes these proteins:
- the LOC116030252 gene encoding dehydrin Rab25-like isoform X2 — protein sequence MHLTGVATAVGSDNVVVTHEYDTAVIKQRPEEPYQQHQLNRSGSSSSSSSEDDGQGGRRKKKGLTEKIKEKLPRKNKEHQHKEEHAHAATATDTVTHGGATFTTTGGHHPEKKSVVEKIKEKLPGYHH from the exons ATGCACCTCACCGGTGTTGCCACTGCCGTCGGCTCCGACAACGTCGTAGTAACTCATGAGTACGACACTGCAGTAATCAAACAGCGCCCGGAAGAACCGTACCAACAGCACCAACTTAACCGCTCCGGCAGTTCAAGCTCTAGCTCG TCTGAAGACGACGGGCAAGgcggaagaagaaagaagaaagggcTGACGGAGAAGATAAAGGAAAAGCTGCCGAGGAAGAACAAAGAACATCAGCATAAGGAGGAGCATGCACACGCGGCTACAGCTACAGATACAGTGACCCACGGCGGCGCAACCTTCACTACTACCGGAGGGCATCACCCGGAGAAGAAGAGTGTGGTGGAGAAGATCAAAGAGAAACTGCCTGGCTATCATCACTAA
- the LOC116030252 gene encoding late embryogenesis abundant protein-like isoform X1, with translation MSAHVRDEHGNPIQLTDQYGNPVYLTNERGRPMHLTGVATAVGSDNVVVTHEYDTAVIKQRPEEPYQQHQLNRSGSSSSSSSEDDGQGGRRKKKGLTEKIKEKLPRKNKEHQHKEEHAHAATATDTVTHGGATFTTTGGHHPEKKSVVEKIKEKLPGYHH, from the exons atgtcTGCTCATGTACGTGACGAGCATGGCAATCCAATTCAGCTAACGGACCAGTATGGAAACCCCGTATACCTCACCAACGAGCGCGGCCGTCCGATGCACCTCACCGGTGTTGCCACTGCCGTCGGCTCCGACAACGTCGTAGTAACTCATGAGTACGACACTGCAGTAATCAAACAGCGCCCGGAAGAACCGTACCAACAGCACCAACTTAACCGCTCCGGCAGTTCAAGCTCTAGCTCG TCTGAAGACGACGGGCAAGgcggaagaagaaagaagaaagggcTGACGGAGAAGATAAAGGAAAAGCTGCCGAGGAAGAACAAAGAACATCAGCATAAGGAGGAGCATGCACACGCGGCTACAGCTACAGATACAGTGACCCACGGCGGCGCAACCTTCACTACTACCGGAGGGCATCACCCGGAGAAGAAGAGTGTGGTGGAGAAGATCAAAGAGAAACTGCCTGGCTATCATCACTAA
- the LOC116030253 gene encoding LOW QUALITY PROTEIN: mitochondrial aspartate-glutamate transporter AGC1-like (The sequence of the model RefSeq protein was modified relative to this genomic sequence to represent the inferred CDS: deleted 1 base in 1 codon) — LTLCFNVIWLLAHGLSALTYPLDTLKVLLQVSADANTRPTTAQVLLKVRTLSGYSGLYNGLGWLAVGRVLGVGTRFGIYELLTSFYKDGRDDNFVYVAEALMAGIVAGAAESFVTSPFELIKLRAQVSSAYRIRGTALDIKRDAASPLXGNAMKEYPWMMSGYGKPPSICHVRRPSDVVSLEGWGALWRRVRSGIIRDSVFGGIFFSIWQLLHETMLDWKAVKMTPIPRLDEDVGPLSPLSVSLAAGFSGSVAAAASHVFDTAKSRDQCNVLPKHVYMEEKFFKLGLPGKELDRWTGIHPADQKILYRGILFWMARSGVASFVIVGSYFLTIDQLFS; from the exons TTAACACTTTGTTTCAATGTCATATGGTTGCTGGCACATGGTCTGTCTGCTTTGACTTACCCACTTGATACTCTTAAAGTCCTTTTGCAG GTGAGTGCAGATGCCAATACTCGACCGACCACTGCTCAGGTCCTTCTCAAGGTTCGCACTTTATCAGGCTATTCAG GTTTGTACAATGGTCTTGGGTGGTTGGCAGTGGGACGAGTGTTAGGTGTTGGTACTCGTTTCGGCATTTATGAACTATTGACCTCATTCTACAAAG ATGGTCGAGATGACAATTTTGTGTATGTCGCTGAGGCTTTAATGGCAGGAATTGTTGCTGGGGCTGCAGAATCATTCGTAACTTCCCCATTTGAGCTTATCAAACTTCGTGCTCAGGTCAGTTCTGCTTATCGAATTCGAGGCACTGCATTAGACATTAAAAGGGATGCTGCTTCTCCTTTAANGGGTAATGCCATGAAAGAATATCCATGGATGATGAGTGGGTATGGGAAACCTCCCTCTATTTGTCATGTTAGACGGCCATCAGATGTAGTCTCTCTT GAAGGGTGGGGTGCTTTGTGGAGACGAGTGAGGTCAGGAATCATCCGAGATTCTGTTTTTGGTGGCATATTCTTTTCAATCTGGCAACTCCTACACGAAACAATGCTCGATTGGAAAGCTGTTAAGATGACTCCCATACCTAG GCTTGATGAAGATGTAGGCCCATTGTCTCCTTTATCTGTTAGTCTTGCAGCCGGATTTTCTGGTTcagttgctgctgctgcttccCATGTATTTGATACTGCAAAAAGTCGTGATCAGTGCAATGTTTTGCCTAAG CATGTATACATGGAGGAAAAGTTTTTCAAATTGGGACTTCCTGGCAAGGAACTTGACAGATGGACTGGAATTCATCCAGCAGACCAAAAAATACTGTATCGTGGCATTTTGTTTTGGATGGCACGCAGTGGAGTTGCATCATTCGTGATTGTAGGAAGTTACTTTTTAACGATTGATCAACTATTCTCTTGA
- the LOC116028949 gene encoding uncharacterized protein LOC116028949, translating to MPRPNESEETFEDWVYPESRAQNRISKKALEFYERNYGFKRPLNVLCSSSFLKKWRSAGEIEKRLLSVLGKKAVVWATNCVLQELGGGGYEGKVYSCDHQSTTGKSCLHQIAKQESSKHLFATDNTYFGKTLLKLAGVPVILLQRRALMLKKPSGAQRAFAKERKAARMAEAEAQPKEG from the exons ATGCCAAGGCCGAACGAATCAGAGGAGACCTTCGAGGATTGG GTGTATCCGGAATCACGAGCCCAGAATCGCATATCCAAGAAGGCCCTAGAGTTTTACGAGAGGAATTACGGGTTTAAACGACCCTTGAACGTTCTGTGTTCCTCatcgtttttaaaaaaatggcgGTCTGCTGGAGAGATTGAAAAGCGTCTGTTAAGTGTTCTTGGCAAGAAAGCCGTCGTTTGGGCTACTAATTGCGTCCTCCAGGAATTGGGCGGAGGAGGGTATGAGGGCAAAGTTTACAG CTGTGATCATCAATCCACAACTGGGAAATCGTGCTTACATCAAATTGCAAAGCAGGAAAGCAGCAAACATCTATTTGCCACCGATAATACGTACTTCGGCAAGACTCTCCTAAAGCTTGCCGGGGTCCCAGTTATTTTGTTGCAGAGGAGGGCTCTGATGTTGAAGAAACCGTCCGGGGCACAGCGCGCCTTCGCGAAGGAAAGGAAGGCGGCAAGGATGGCTGAGGCTGAGGCACAGCCAAAGGAAGGCTGA
- the LOC116028950 gene encoding kinesin-like protein KIN-7D, mitochondrial, with amino-acid sequence MWVLVAQLKKENGTNEESKTNDRQSDAVDSIYDPKNTDIDSKDPVSTEFQALDHLSPPPDIPKEEPLVARLKARMQEMKEKEHRYVGNGDANSHVCKVCFESPTAAMLLPCRHFCLCKSCSLACSECPICRTKIADRIFAFT; translated from the exons ATGTGGGTATTAGTTGCTCAGCTGAAGAAAGAAAACGGTACTAATGAGGAGTCAAAGACAAATGACAGACAAAGTGATGCAGTGGACAGTATATATGATCCAAAAAATACTGATATTGATAGCAAGGATCCTGTCAGCACTGAGTTCCAAGCCCTTGATCATCTATCTCCACCTCCTGACATTCCAAAGGAAGAACCCCTTGTTGCTCGCCTCAAG GCTCGAATGCAAGAGATGAAGGAAAAGGAGCACAGGTATGTGGGGAATGGAGATGCAAATTCACATGTGTGTAAAGTATGTTTTGAATCACCAACTGCAGCTATGCTTCTTCCTTGTCGTCATTTTTGCT TGTGCAAGTCGTGCTCCCTTGCATGTTCAGAGTGTCCAATATGCCGGACAAAAATTGCAGATAGGATTTTTGCTTTTACCTAG